The Armatimonadota bacterium genome includes a window with the following:
- the cheX gene encoding CheY-P phosphatase CheX, whose translation MKVEYIDPFVQAAFEVIAQVTGDQPTRGPLSLREKSFTTQQVTIVVGVTGPVEGQALYGMSIVTASKIATAMLQQEVISLDELATSAISELGNMITAHATARLAKSGIVCDITPPSVLRGMNVEVSTFIPALVVPVLTQFGKMEINVSLAEVAATGRKVA comes from the coding sequence ATGAAAGTCGAATACATAGATCCGTTCGTGCAGGCGGCATTCGAGGTCATCGCCCAGGTGACCGGCGATCAGCCAACGCGCGGGCCGCTTTCGCTTCGCGAGAAGTCCTTCACCACGCAGCAGGTCACCATTGTGGTGGGAGTGACCGGGCCCGTGGAGGGTCAGGCCCTCTACGGCATGTCCATCGTGACCGCCTCGAAGATCGCCACGGCCATGCTCCAGCAGGAGGTCATCTCGCTGGACGAGCTGGCCACCAGCGCCATCAGCGAGCTGGGCAACATGATCACGGCGCACGCCACGGCTCGCCTGGCTAAATCGGGGATCGTCTGCGATATCACGCCGCCCTCCGTGCTGCGCGGCATGAATGTCGAGGTGTCCACGTTTATCCCGGCGCTGGTCGTGCCGGTTCTGACTCAGTTCGGCAAGATGGAGATCAACGTCTCGCTGGCGGAGGTGGCGGCCACCGGCCGGAAAGTCGCCTGA